A region of Scleropages formosus chromosome 2, fSclFor1.1, whole genome shotgun sequence DNA encodes the following proteins:
- the LOC108931385 gene encoding decorin, with protein MTDSPHQRPKNQKGPVSMEMKIRVDSDAVVSRNVITNSQKQRVVQCSDKGVDKIPYGIPYNTRYLLLMNNQIDGIQLDLLKEYLSLEFLVLTNNHLTDGSVEGAFEDMRQLKRLFLDRNWLGSVPTGLPASLEELRLDGNNVSVMSEASWSCCPALHLLTLANNSLGEESIPSGAFSPLVSLHTLTLSHNHLSSTPLRLPRQLRELYLHGNRIEQVPGGVFPVGSALLSLDLSANRLPDAGLQRDSFQHAHMLESLNLEGNLLRSVPRHLPTSLRTLNLEGNLISTIGKRAFQGLLHLEHLGLSRNHISQVAPGAFRWLAALHQLDLSHNDLLEVPRNIPPNLHSVLLNHNRISFIPQDAFCAGGRTAAPSSLVRVQLECNVINMQDLDSHALWCLRGFQVVHFY; from the exons ATGACAGACAGCCCCCACCAGCGCCCCAAGAATCAGAAGGGGCCAGTTTCCATGGAGATGAAGATTAGGGTGGATTCTGATGCTGTGGTATCGAGAAATGTTATCACTAACTCTCAGAAGCAGAG GGTGGTGCAGTGTTCTGACAAAGGTGTGGACAAGATACCGTACGGAATTCCATACAATACCCGCTACCTGCTGCTTATGAACAACCAGATCGATGGAATCCAGCTGGACCTACTCAAGGAGTACCTCTCCCTAGAGTTTCTGGTGCTCACCAACAACCATCTGACAGATGGATCTGTGGAAGGGGCCTTTGAAGATATGCGCCAGCTGAAGCGTCTTTTTCTTGATCGGAACTGGCTAGGCAGTGTGCCTACTGGACTTCCAGCTTCGCTGGAGGAGCTGCGTCTGGATGGCAACAATGTGAGTGTGATGTCAGAAGCATCCTGGTCATGCTGCCCTGCACTGCACCTACTCACTCTTGCCAACAACAGTTTGGGGGAGGAGTCAATCCCCTCTGGGGCTTTTTCCCCATTGGTCAGCCTACACACCCTGACCCTCAGTCACAATCATCTGAGCTCCACCCCCCTGCGCCTCCCCAGGCAACTCAGGGAGCTCTATCTCCATGGTAACCGCATTGAACAGGTTCCAGGAGGGGTTTTTCCTGTTGGATCGGCACTGCTGTCTCTGGACCTCAGCGCCAACCGCCTGCCTGATGCTGGCCTACAACGGGACTCTTTCCAGCATGCCCACATGCTGGAGAGCCTAAATCTGGAGGGAAATCTCCTCAGATCGGTGCCTCGGCACCTTCCGACCTCCTTGCGAACCCTCAACCTGGAGGGTAACCTGATCAGCACTATTGGCAAACGAGCCTTCCAAGGGCTACTGCACCTGGAACACCTTGGTCTGTCCCGGAACCACATTTCCCAAGTGGCCCCTGGGGCCTTCCGTTGGCTGGCTGCCCTGCACCAACTGGACCTCAGCCACAATGACCTGTTAGAGGTACCCCGGAATATCCCACCAAACCTTCACTCCGTTTTGCTCAACCACAATCGCATCAGCTTCATCCCCCAAGATGCCTTTTGTGCAGGAGGCCGGACCGCTGCTCCCAGCAGCTTGGTGAGGGTGCAGCTGGAGTGCAATGTCATTAACATGCAGGATTTGGACAGTCATGCCCTCTGGTGCCTAAGGGGCTTCCAGGTTGTCCATTTTTACTGA